A single genomic interval of Primulina huaijiensis isolate GDHJ02 chromosome 7, ASM1229523v2, whole genome shotgun sequence harbors:
- the LOC140981026 gene encoding RING-H2 finger protein ATL20-like, with product MEIIIQFLLFSSSILIFFSISTQSANSCKPESCGGNLGPQVRFPFRITTRKPVRCGYPGFELSCNSKKETILKLPVSGEFRVNSIDYSSQILSMSYTGSCLPSGILNFNLSGSPFRGAHVRNYAFLNCSSWEEIMAYASAFGYRPIPCLSGSNFTVLATNLLSTEDVPPICRRIANVLVPANLASAMDSLEEIDLLWSDPACSYCEKQGWVCGFKDDSSLGIGCHERARSSGISRRAKYGLIIGVGIPGLVCIVGLVCHTCGLIKLLCLRRSLNSELPTVTVPDGRLVTNGLDKPTIESYPKAVLGESRQLPEPSDGTCPICLSEYQPKDTVRSIPECNHYFHVDCIDEWLKVNGSCPLCRNSPDGSTATPCSSLSSLSLITLSSTQSSGNL from the exons ATGGAAATTATAATCCAATTTCTCTTATTCTCATCCTCCATCTTAATTTTCTTCTCCATTTCGACTCAATCTGCCAATTCATGCAAACCGGAATCATGCGGCGGCAATCTCGGACCCCAAGTACGGTTTCCTTTCCGGATAACGACCCGGAAACCAGTCCGGTGCGGGTACCCGGGTTTCGAACTTTCCTGCAACAGCAAAAAAGAAACGATACTCAAACTCCCAGTGTCCGGCGAATTCAGAGTGAACTCCATAGACTACAGTTCCCAAATCCTCTCCATGAGCTATACGGGTTCGTGCCTCCCAAGTGGGATCCTGAATTTCAACCTATCGGGTTCGCCTTTCCGTGGAGCTCATGTAAGAAACTATGCTTTTCTGAACTGCTCTAGTTGGGAGGAGATCATGGCGTACGCGTCAGCGTTTGGTTACAGGCCGATTCCTTGCCTTAGCGGGAGTAACTTCACAGTCCTTGCGACGAACTTACTTTCTACAGAAGATGTGCCGCCGATATGTCGGCGGATCGCGAACGTTTTGGTTCCAGCGAACTTGGCAAGTGCAATGGATTCGCTGGAGGAAATTGATCTTCTCTGGAGTGATCCAGCGTGCTCCTACTGTGAGAAACAGGGTTGGGTTTGCGGGTTCAAGGATGATTCGAGTCTTGGAATCGGTTGTCACGAGCGAGCTAGAAGTTCTG GTATTTCAAGAAGAGCAAAATATGGTCTTATAATCGGAGTTGGAATACCGGGACTAGTGTGCATTGTCGGGCTTGTATGTCACACTTGTGGCCTCATTAAGTTATTATGCCTCAGGCGAAGTCTAAATTCCGAGCTCCCTACGGTTACAGTTCCTGATGGACGACTCGTCACCAATGGCCTGGACAAGCCCACAATCGAGTCATACCCAAAGGCAGTGCTAGGTGAAAGCCGTCAGCTACCCGAGCCAAGTGATGGGACTTGCCCGATTTGTCTTTCGGAGTACCAACCCAAAGATACAGTAAGGAGCATCCCGGAATGCAACCATTATTTTCACGTTGACTGCATAGATGAGTGGCTGAAGGTTAATGGGAGTTGCCCATTGTGTAGGAATTCGCCCGATGGCTCGACGGCCACGCCGTGCTCGTCACTGTCATCTTTGTCTTTGATTACCCTCTCGTCAACACAATCATCGGGCAATCTTTAA
- the LOC140980497 gene encoding long chain acyl-CoA synthetase 4-like, giving the protein MEKERFIVEVEPSTPAKDGNPSMGPVYRSIFAKDGFPEPIPGLDCCWDIFRLSVEKYPNNRMLGRREIINGQPGKYVWMTYKEVYDIVLQVGNSLRNCGIEEGGRCGIYGANCSEWIMSMEACNAHGFYCVPLYDTLGAGAVEFIICHAEVTFAFVEEKKISELLKTFPGSTKYLRTIVSFGKVTSQQKEEVEKFSVAIYSWDEFLTLGGNKQFDLPVKKKTDICTIMYTSGTTGDPKGVMISNNSIVTLIAGVKCLLENVNEPLTVNDVYLSYLPLAHIFDRVIEECFINHGASIGFWRGDVKLLVEDIGVLKPTVFCAVPRVLDRIYSGLQQKIAAGGFIKQTLFNFAHSLKLRSMRNGYKHSEASPLCDKIVFNNVKEGLGGNVRLILSGAAPLAAHVEEFLRVVSCSYVLQGYGLTETCAGTFVSIPDELDMLGTVGPPVPNVDVCLESVPELGYDALSSTPRGEVCVRGDTLFSGYFKREDLTKEVLIDGWFHTGDIGEWQPNGSLKIIDRKKNIFKLSQGEYVAVENLENIYGLVPDIDSIWVYGNSFESFLIAIINPKKQAVEQWAEQTGISGDFNALCEHVKVKEYFIEELTRIAKEKKLKGFEFIKAVHLDPVPFDMERDLITPTFKKKRPQLLKYYQNEIDKMYKK; this is encoded by the exons ATGGAGAAGGAGAGATTTATAGTTGAAGTGGAGCCTTCAACGCCTGCCAAGGATGGAAACCCGTCGATGGGACCGGTTTATAGGAGTATTTTTGCCAAGGATGGGTTTCCCGAGCCGATTCCGGGACTCGACTGCTGCTGGGATATTTTCCG TTTATCAGTTGAGAAATATCCCAATAACCGAATGCTTGGTCGTCGAGAAATTATTAATGGGCAG CCTGGTAAATACGTGTGGATGACTTACAAAGAAGTATATGACATAGTGTTGCAAGTTGGGAATTCCTTACGCAATTGTGGCATTGAGGAA GGTGGACGGTGTGGAATTTATGGTGCTAATTGCTCCGAGTGGATCATGAGTATGGAG GCTTGTAATGCTCATGGATTCTATTGTGTCCCTTTATATGACACCTTAG GTGCTGGAGCTGTTGAATTCATCATATGCCATGCGGAAGTTACATTTGCTTTTGtggaagagaaaaaaatttctgaG CTGTTGAAAACTTTTCCGGGTTCAACAAAGTATTTGAGAA CAATTGTGAGCTTTGGGAAAGTTACTTCTCAACAGAAGGAAGAAGTTGAAAAGTTTAGTGTGGCTATTTATTCTTGGGATGAATTTTTAACACTG GGGGGTAATAAGCAATTTGATCTTCCAGTAAAAAAGAAAACAGACATTTGTACGATTATGTATACAAGTGGAACAACTGGAGACCCCAAGGGTGTTATGATTTCCAACAACAGCATTGTTACTTTAATAGCTGGAGTGAAGTGTCTGCTGGAGAACGTGAATGAACCG TTGACTGTCAATGACGTGTATCTATCGTATCTTCCTTTGGCACACATCTTTGATCGTGTCATTGAAGAATGCTTCATCAATCATGGGGCGTCAATTGGATTCTGGCGTGGG GATGTTAAGTTATTGGTTGAAGATATTGGAGTGCTCAAGCCCACTGTCTTTTGTGCAGTACCTCGGGTGCTGGATAGAATTTATTCAG GTTTGCAACAGAAGATTGCTGCTGGAGGTTTCATTAAGCAAACCCTGTTCAATTTTGCTCACTCTTT gaAACTACGTAGTATGAGGAACGGTTATAAACATTCAGAGGCATCTCCACTATGTGACAAAATCGTTTTCAACAAC GTAAAAGAAGGTTTGGGGGGCAATGTAAGACTTATTTTATCTGGAGCAGCACCTCTTGCGGCTCATGTAGAAGAATTTCTCCGAGTAGTATCATGTTCTTATGTTCTTCAAGGATATG GTTTGACTGAGACTTGTGCTGGTACATTCGTTTCAATACCGGATGAACTTGACATGCTGGGTACTGTAGGTCCCCCGGTGCCCAATGTGGATGTTTGCCTGGAATCTGTTCCTGAACTCGGGTATGATGCCCTTTCAAGTACTCCACGTGGAGAAGTATGTGTACGTGGAGATACTTTATTTTCAGGATATTTCAAACGCGAAGATTTAACCAAAGAAGTCTTAATTGATGGCTGGTTTCACACAG GGGATATTGGTGAATGGCAACCAAATGGGAGCTTGAAAATAATTGATCGCAAGAAGAACATCTTTAAACTCTCACAAGGAGAATATGTTGCAGTGGAGAacttagaaaatatttatggtCTTGTTCCAGATATTGACTCG ATATGGGTTTATGGTAACAGCTTTGAATCATTTCTCATTGCGATTATTAACCCTAAAAAGCAAGCCGTGGAACAATGGGCTGAACAGACTGGTATATCTGGTGACTTTAATGCCCTCTGTGAACATGTCAAAGTGAAAGAATACTTCATTGAAGAACTCACGCGAATAGCAAAAGAGAAGAAG TTGAAGGGTTTTGAATTCATTAAGGCTGTGCACCTTGATCCCGTTCCATTTGATATGGAACGAGACCTCATCACGCCAACATTTAAGAAGAAAAGGCCTCAGTTGCTTAAATATTACCAG AACGAGATTGACAAAATGTACAAGAAATAA